A single region of the Nicotiana sylvestris chromosome 6, ASM39365v2, whole genome shotgun sequence genome encodes:
- the LOC138871175 gene encoding uncharacterized protein produces MGALAHLAVQMQTLGREIQKLANDGIILDETEEGGITAYALAQSSLVAHVKAKQDEDPYLVKLKEGVRNTEITAFTLGSDGVLKLNDRLCVPDIDGLRKAIMEEGHSLRYSIHPDFGGNWDDHLPLIEFAYNNSYQASISMAPYEALYGRRCRSPVGWFEQAKVPLIGPEFVCEALEKVQLIRERLKAAQSHQKSYSHKRHRDLFMVDDKVFLKVSPMKGVMRFGKKGKLIPRLIEPYEILENKGNVAYKLALPVELSSIHRVFHASMLRKYIYDESHIIPADTIEIKQGMTYEEDYKKVAKQRMTGIVDVQIRHD; encoded by the exons ATGGGTGCCTTGGCCCATCTTGCAGTGCAAATGCAAACTTTGGgtcgagaaattcaaaaactGGCAAATGATGGAATTATATTGGATGAGACCGAAGAAGGAGGTATAACTGCTTATGCCTTAGCACAATCCTCCCTTGTTgcgcatgttaaggctaagcaagatgaagatccgtacttagtgaagttaaaagaagGAGTCAGAAATACAGAAATCACTGCTTTCACTCTAGGAAGTGatggagttttgaagttgaatgatcggTTATGTGTGCCTGATATAGATGGTCTTAGGAAGGCCATAATGGAGGAAGGTCACAGTTTGAGATACTCTATCCACCCAG attttggaggtaattgggatgatcacttgccacttatagaatttgcttacaataacagctatcaggcCAGCATTagtatggctccttatgaagcaTTGTATGggcggagatgtaggtctccagtgggttggtttgaacaAGCAAAGGTGCCGTTGATTGGTCCAGAGTTTGTTTGTGAGGCCTTGGAGAAAGTTCAACTAATTAGAGAAAGACTTAAAGCGGCTCAGAGTCATCAAAAGTCATATTCTCACAAGAGGCATCGTGATTTATTCATGGTTGATGATaaggtgtttttgaaagtttcaccaatgaaaggagttatgagatttggtaagaaagggaaactTATCCCTAGATTAATCGAAccttatgaaattctagaaaaTAAAGGAAATGTGGCTTATAAGCTAGCGTTACCCGTTGAGTTGTCCTCTATTCATCGTGTCTTTCATGCGTCTATGCTTAGAAAGTACATTTATGATGAGTCACATATAATACCTGCCGATACCATAGAAATTAAACAAGGCATGACTTATGAAGAG